The Juglans microcarpa x Juglans regia isolate MS1-56 chromosome 2D, Jm3101_v1.0, whole genome shotgun sequence DNA window CGAGTTCGATACCCTTTTGGACGTGGAGTTCAAGGACATTAATGGAAACCATGTAGGCTTGGATCTGAACAGCATGGTTTCGGCGCAGGTTGGCGATTTGGAAGCCATAGGGATCGATCTTAAGAGCGGCAATTTGGTTAACGCGTGGATCGAGTACGATGGGTCAAGCCGGGTGTTCAACATATCGGTTTCGTACTCAAATCTGAAACCGAAGGAGCCCCTCTTGTCGTTTAGCCTGGATTTGGATCAGTACGTGAACGATTTTATGTACGTTGGGTTTTCCGGGTCGACTCAGGGGAGCACAGAGATTCACAATGTCGAGTGGTGGAGTTTTAGTTCGTCGTTTGATCCTAGTTCGGGTTCTGGGTCTGGGTCTGCATTATCGCCTCCTCCAACGACTAGTATGATGAATCAGACGGCTGACTCAGTGAAGTCACCACCGCCTTCACAGGCTCCCTCTGGGTCTGACTCAATTTCGAGTACCTCGCTGAAAAACAGCAAGTCTTCATCTTGTCATAACCAGCTCTGTAAGCAAGGACCAGGAGCTGTGGCTGGTGTGGTTACTGCCGGGGCTTTCGTTTTGGCCCTGTTTGCCGGTGCTCTAATCTGGGTATACTCAAAGAAGATCAGACACGTGAAGAAACCCGATTCGCTTGCTTCAGAAATAATCAAAATGCCGAAGGAATTCAGTTATAGGCAGCTCAAATCGGCAACCAAGTGCTTCAATGCAAATAGAATTATCGGCCATGGCGCATTTGGAACCGTTTATAAGGGTATATTACCGGAGACTGGCGACATTTTTGCGGTGAAGAGATGTAGTCACGATAGCCAGGGAAAGACTGAATTTCTATCTGAATTGTCCATAATTGGAACTCTTCGACATCGAAATCTTGTTCGGCTTCAAGGTTGGTGCCACGAGAAGGGGGAAATCTTGTTAGTTTATGACTTAATGCCCAACGGGAGCCTTGATAAAGCTTTGTTTGAAGCGAGAATACCTTTGCCATGGCCGCATAGGAGGAAAATTTTATTAGGGGTTGCCTCTGCCCTAGCATACTTGCACCAAGAGTGTGAAAACCAGGTGATTCATAGAGACGTAAAGAGTAGTAACATAATGTTGGACGAGGGGTTCAATGCCCGTTTAGGAGATTTCGGTTTGGCGCGGCAAATTGAGCATGATAAATCTCCAGATGCTACAGTAGCAGCTGGGACAATGGGGTATCTGGCCCCTGAGTATCTTCTAACGGGGAGAGCTACAGAGAAAACTGATGTGTTTAGCTATGGAGCTGTGGTTCTTGAAGTGGCTAGTGGAAGGAGACCCATCGAGACTGGGGCCGGGAGTGTTCGAGCTAGCAGCAACTTAGTGGAATGGGTTTGGAGTTTACACAAAGAAGGGAGGTTGTTAACCGTGGCGGATGCGAGGCTTGGAGGTGAATTTGATGAGGGCGAGATGAGGAGGGTGCTGCTGGTTGGACTGGCTTGCTCTCATCCTGACCCATTGGCTAGACCCACAATGAGAGGCGTGGTCCAGATGTTAGTGGGTGAGGCTGAAGTCCCCATTGTTCCTCGAGCAAAGCCTTCCATGAGTTTTAGCACTTCCTACCTCTTGATGAGTTTGCAGGATAGCGTGTCTGACTGCAATGCTTTGATCACCATGTCCACCTCCTCATCAGAGGATGGCTTCATTGGTGGCGATATCGTTTAATCCAGCCGACggtcttttctttgttttgttttttaattatatgtatacGTGTTTGCCTAAATTAATAAATGCTAGCGCAAGTTTAGGACTTGAGAGTTGCAATTTTGCTCTTAGTTATATTATGTAATCCATTGTACAATAGGATGGCATAGAGTTGTAGGAAGGAGCAAAAGAATGAATGGAAACTGGgatgttaaattgttttttaaattttctgtttcttttgtcACAGAACTGAAACAGATTGGTGGATATCTTTTCTATTCAATATTtatgctctgtttttgtttaGAGCAGTGTGGAGTTGTTTCTTGCAATTGGGCTTTCTTTTGCCTAGCGTAGGTGTATTTTCATTGTTGGATACTCTGTTAGTTGCGAGGAGCAAAGGCAATCTAGGTGGATGATGCCAGTTTGGTTTTCGAGTCATTAGTAAACTCATTATAACTATGAAAATGAAGATAACATCCCATTCTCGACTAATAATAGTTGTCCGGGAGTTGCCATGTTCTGTGGATTTAGACTTGTTTGCCTTTAATTGGAGccagtttttaattttcaagtGTGGTGCAGATCTATCTAACAGGTCAATGCTCCATTTCTAGATGCCAGCTACAGTTATCTGTTGTAGGCGGTTGTTCATGCCCTTAACAATCCTATTGGTTCTTTATCAACAACTTTGAAGTATCCAGGTATAATCACTTGTTCCGATCTTTCGTTGTATTTctatttctgttttctttttatatccTTGCAATATGAGCCGATTTTATTTTGTGCAATTGACAATTGGTATCCCACTTGACTAGAGATTGTTCAACCAGTGGCAGAATAAAGCGAGTGGGCATTTCATGGTCCTCAAACTAATTCAAGCTTTACTGCTAAAGTTAAActctatacataattttttatcgGTACTGCTAAAGTTAAACTCTATACATATTAATTGACTTATTCAgttatttcaaagaaaaaagaaatgactaatgggttttgatataattttaactCTGAAGTGTTCAATGTCTGTAATTTGTTATATTGCTTGTGAAGTGGTTTGCGTTTGCCTGATTTTTCTATAAAACTTGAATGAAGCGATGGTGCATTTTTACCTTAGATATTTGATACCAGTGTTAAAATTAACTCTGTTAGGGAATCAAATTTGTCAATTGAAATATCATTGCCAAACTTGGCATCTTGTATTAACCAAGAATGGGTAgatgtatttattcatttctgTCTCTGACTAACCCTTTTCATGCTGATAGAATATACTCTATCTCTATGATGAAGTTAGCAACTCAAATTATTCATAAGATGAGGGCTCATCATATACATGGTCTCCTCCAACACAGAGAAGATTTTCAGCTttgcggggggggggggggggggggggggggggggggggggggggggggggggggggggggggggggggggggggggggggggggggggggggggggggggggggaatgatATATATGTCTGTATGTCTAAGGTTTCAACTCTTTTTCCCGGAGGTACTAACATGGTTATGTTCTTCTCTGTATATTCATGTGTTAAGATGTAGTATTGGTACACAAGTACGTCTTAATAATGAAGACCTTAACAAACCGGCATGATATGGCTAGTTAAATCCATTACCGCCATCCTATATGTTCCCCCACTTCATGTTCATAGATTTAGGGTCATTGCATTCATTTTAGGCAAAGGAAAGGTAAAATCTTGATAAGAGGTATTTCTATAAACATCTTTCTAGCTTCTGCTAATCCTATCTTAAtaattagagtaatgctagatatgtCTGTATGTCTAAGGTTTCAACTGGTTCTC harbors:
- the LOC121250128 gene encoding L-type lectin-domain containing receptor kinase VIII.1, giving the protein MVRISFELSGIVLVLFTLLLCFFNSDITAAATEFDFGTLTLSSLKLLGDAHLNNGSVRLTRDLPVPNSGAGRVLYSEPIKFRLPGTRFPASFSTFFSFSVANLNPSSIGGGLAFVISPEDETVGDAGGFLGLLAEQGSPSGFVAVEFDTLLDVEFKDINGNHVGLDLNSMVSAQVGDLEAIGIDLKSGNLVNAWIEYDGSSRVFNISVSYSNLKPKEPLLSFSLDLDQYVNDFMYVGFSGSTQGSTEIHNVEWWSFSSSFDPSSGSGSGSALSPPPTTSMMNQTADSVKSPPPSQAPSGSDSISSTSLKNSKSSSCHNQLCKQGPGAVAGVVTAGAFVLALFAGALIWVYSKKIRHVKKPDSLASEIIKMPKEFSYRQLKSATKCFNANRIIGHGAFGTVYKGILPETGDIFAVKRCSHDSQGKTEFLSELSIIGTLRHRNLVRLQGWCHEKGEILLVYDLMPNGSLDKALFEARIPLPWPHRRKILLGVASALAYLHQECENQVIHRDVKSSNIMLDEGFNARLGDFGLARQIEHDKSPDATVAAGTMGYLAPEYLLTGRATEKTDVFSYGAVVLEVASGRRPIETGAGSVRASSNLVEWVWSLHKEGRLLTVADARLGGEFDEGEMRRVLLVGLACSHPDPLARPTMRGVVQMLVGEAEVPIVPRAKPSMSFSTSYLLMSLQDSVSDCNALITMSTSSSEDGFIGGDIV